Proteins co-encoded in one Betaproteobacteria bacterium genomic window:
- a CDS encoding MHS family MFS transporter, translating into MTGIATSIHDENHPDFKPEEKRVIFASSLGTVFEWYDFYLYATLAPFFAALFFPKGNETAALLSAFATYAAGFLVRPFGALVFGRIGDLVGRKYTFLVTIIVMGGATFAVGLLPTYEAIGWGAPILLVSLRLLQGLALGGEYGGAATYVAEHAPNHRRGYDTSWIQTTATLGFFLALLVIGICRVQMDAKVFADWGWRIPFWFSVILLAFSVYIRLKLEESPVFTKMKSEGKGSKAPLTDSFLRYPNNKFVLLALLGATAGQGVVWYSGQFYALFFLIITLKLEFVTAYALIGASLLIGTPFFIFFGWLSDKIGRLKIILAGCLIAALTYFPLFQALTHYVNPALEQYQQTTKISVAATDCSFHIFVGPWSKFTDCDRTKDFLTKQGLSFSSVPAVPGKAVVTKVGEVEIEGWDEKKLSETLKTSGYPGPADKTRVNYGMTLLILVIMLIYVTMVYGPIAAFLVELFPTRIRYTSMSLPYHIGNGWFGGMLPLTATAMVAATGDIYYGLWYPIVVAVMTVVIGIVFLKETKDRDIHQN; encoded by the coding sequence ATGACTGGCATCGCAACCAGCATCCACGACGAGAATCATCCGGATTTCAAGCCGGAAGAGAAGCGGGTCATCTTCGCTTCCTCACTGGGCACGGTTTTCGAGTGGTACGACTTCTATCTGTACGCAACACTGGCGCCGTTCTTCGCGGCATTGTTCTTTCCGAAAGGCAACGAAACGGCCGCCCTGTTGTCGGCGTTTGCGACTTACGCCGCCGGCTTTCTGGTCCGTCCATTCGGGGCGCTGGTGTTCGGTCGTATCGGTGACCTGGTGGGTCGCAAATACACGTTCCTGGTCACCATTATCGTCATGGGCGGCGCGACCTTTGCGGTCGGCTTGCTGCCGACATACGAGGCCATTGGCTGGGGTGCCCCGATTCTGCTGGTGTCATTGCGGCTGCTGCAGGGGCTTGCCCTTGGCGGTGAATATGGCGGTGCGGCGACCTATGTGGCCGAGCACGCGCCGAATCATCGGCGCGGCTACGACACCAGCTGGATCCAGACCACCGCCACGCTGGGCTTTTTCCTGGCGCTGCTGGTGATCGGAATCTGCCGCGTCCAGATGGATGCGAAAGTTTTTGCCGATTGGGGCTGGAGGATTCCGTTCTGGTTCTCGGTGATCCTTCTGGCATTTTCTGTCTACATCCGGCTGAAACTGGAAGAGTCGCCGGTGTTCACCAAGATGAAGTCCGAAGGCAAGGGATCCAAGGCGCCGCTGACGGACAGTTTTTTGCGCTACCCCAACAACAAATTTGTATTGCTGGCGCTGCTTGGCGCCACAGCAGGCCAGGGCGTGGTTTGGTACAGCGGCCAGTTCTACGCGCTCTTCTTCCTGATCATTACGCTGAAGCTGGAGTTCGTGACGGCTTATGCGCTGATCGGTGCGTCGTTGCTGATCGGCACGCCGTTCTTCATATTCTTCGGCTGGCTTTCCGACAAGATCGGTCGTCTCAAGATCATCCTGGCCGGATGCCTGATAGCGGCACTGACCTATTTTCCGCTGTTCCAGGCGTTGACTCACTACGTCAATCCGGCACTGGAGCAGTATCAGCAGACCACCAAGATCTCGGTGGCCGCGACCGACTGCAGCTTTCACATATTTGTCGGCCCGTGGAGCAAGTTCACCGATTGCGATCGAACCAAGGACTTCCTGACGAAGCAGGGCCTGAGCTTCAGTTCGGTACCCGCGGTTCCCGGCAAGGCCGTCGTCACCAAAGTGGGCGAGGTCGAGATCGAAGGCTGGGATGAAAAGAAGCTGTCGGAAACGCTGAAAACATCCGGATATCCCGGGCCGGCGGACAAGACCAGGGTGAACTACGGCATGACCTTGTTGATACTGGTCATCATGCTGATCTATGTGACGATGGTGTATGGACCGATTGCAGCCTTCCTGGTCGAATTGTTCCCGACACGGATCCGCTATACCTCGATGTCACTGCCTTATCACATCGGCAACGGCTGGTTCGGCGGCATGCTGCCGCTCACCGCGACGGCGATGGTGGCGGCCACGGGCGATATCTATTACGGACTGTGGTATCCGATCGTCGTGGCCGTGATGACCGTGGTGATCGGGATAGTGTTCCTCAAGGAAACCAAGGACAGGGACATTCATCAGAACTGA